The Streptococcus mitis genomic sequence CTGGGCATAGGCAACTCCACCAATCTGAGTCTGACCATAGCTAACCACATAGTTTCCTTGTCCTAAGAGTTGGAAAACAAAGTCAAAAGTGGTCTTTACTTATAAACAGCTAATTTGCTCCATTTTAAACCTCATTTTCCTCCTCTTTCAGATTATCCAAAATTCTTTCTTGAAAGGCTTCAAACTGACGAATTTCTTCCTCTGAAAATCCTTTGTAAAAGATCGTATCCAATTTCTGACTGACACGATACCCCACTTCTTTCTGAGACTGCCCCAACTCTGTTAAAACTAAATACTTCTTACGCTTATCCTCTCCACATGGACTAACGGTTACAAGATTTTGTTCCTCTAGCTTTTTAATCATCGTCGTCAGCGTATTATTAGCAAGCCCAGTTGCCAGAGCAATATCTGTTGCAGTTGCGCAACCAGTTTTGCTATTCCATAAAACCGCTAAAATCTTCCCCTGTTCACTCCGATAAAGAGCTTCAGAATCTTGGTTCACTAACTTTTGAAAAATCCGTCCATTCAACAAACGAATATGATGGGCTACCAAATGACTATCTTTCATGACACCTCCAATTTATTTCGATATCGAAACGAATAAAATAATTGTAACACTCACTATTCCAATTGTCAACTATTTCGATTTAGAAATAATTTTTCCCAGTAAAAAAATCTCCTACTCAAGGTAGAAGATTTCAATCTTATAAAACTTAATCCGTCATGTCCGATACCAACGTTCGATGCTCCAATGGAACACTGCACATAACTAGCAAGAAAATGAAACCTGACTGAATCCAGAAGAGGGCCAGGTCAAAGATTCCGTGTACAGCAACCACTGTAAGGAAAGATAGATAAAGACCAATAATCGGACGTTTCCCCGACTCCTGACTCATATCCATCATCAAGCGAACAGGAGCCACAGAAGACAAAACTAGTAAAATAGTCCCCACAATTCCGTAACTCAGAATCGTATCAATATAAAGACTGTGAGCATGTTCATGATAAGGAGCATTTATTCTAGGATACGAGTGCATGTAGGTCAATGGCCCCTCACCCCAAAAAGGATTTTGCTTAAATAAGGCCATCCCAGCATCCCAGATAGAAATGCGTTCTTCCATAGAAGAGTCTAAAGTCCCCATCCGAACTCCTAAATCACTGGAAAAGAGGAAACTCAAGCCAATCGCAAAGACCCCAATACTAAGCCAAAAGGCCTTCCAGTTTTTAATGGTCGTAAAGAGATAAATAATGGCTCCAGCGATAATAGCAGGAAAGGCGGTTCGATTTTGAGTAAAGTTCAAACCAAAGAGATTCACAAAGCCTGCAAACACACAGAATACTTTCAACCAATTTAACTTGGTTGTTGTAAACAGATAGAAGGCAATCATGATACAGAAACAACAAATAATTCCATAATAATTAGGATTAAAGAAGGTCACTTCTGCTCTATTCTGATGCCAAACCTGCATATTGGGTGAAAGAAAAGCATAATTGAATTTCTTCACAATTTGGAAATGCTCTAAACTCGCAAAAGCAGCTGACAAGACGCTACCAAACAAGACGAGCTGCAAAATCAATCGAAAGAATTTATGTGATAAAATCGACTGATAGTGCAAAAAGAAAACAGTAAATAGAAAAATTCCTACTGAAGCCACAACTCCCATCCAATTTTGTGCAAAAACGGATATAACAGTACTATAGCCAAGAAAAAGAAGCAGCATCGGATGCTCCCCCATTTTCTGAAGAATACTTTTCATGTCTCCTGTGAAAATTAAACTGATAATATATAAACAGAATACAACTACAAAAAGATAAAAGGGTAAAAAGATACTCAGGATAATCCCCAATAAAATCAGCTCTTTACTAGACAACCCTTTCAGCTTTTCAATAAAGCCTATTGATTTCAAAACGAATCCTTTCTCTCCAAATCAATTGATTCAGATAATAGCAACTTACCCTTTATTGTACCACTTTTTTAGCAATTTGAAAACAAAGGAAACGTTTACTAGGTAAAAAAGGGAGCAAAAATACTGATATTTCAAAACTCAAACTTAATGACTAGATTTACTATAAGAAAATCATACCGTAAAGACTAGGTATATGTTAAAATAGTAGTAATATAATAAGGTTTTGACCAACTATCCGAACAATATTTAAATCATTTACAATTCCTAAAGAAAGGAAACACTATGAAATCCTACCAAGCCGTCTACAAAATTCTAGCTAAAGAAACCGACTATATCAGCGGAGAAAAGATTGCAGAAGAACTATCACTGACCCGAACATCAATTTGGAAAGCCATCAAGCGTTTAGAACAAGAAGGCATTGAAATTGATAGTATCAAAAACAAAGGCTATAAACTGGTGAATGGTGACCTTATTCTTCCAGAACTTCTAGAACAAAATCTTCCAATTAAAATCAGTTTTAAACCCGAAACAAGATCAACACAACTCGATGCAAAAGAAGCAATTGATTTAGTAAATGAAGCAAACACCCTCTATCTAGCTTCCTATCAAACAGCAGGACGAGGCCGTTTTCAACGTTCTTTCTACTCACCACAAGGTGGTATTTATATGACACTCCATCTTCAACCAAATCTCCCCTATGACCAATTACCATCCTACACACTACTTGTAGCAGGAGCCATCTACAAAGCCATTAAAAACCTAACTTTAATTGATGTCAACATAAAATGGGTCAATGATATCTACCTAAACAATCATAAAATTGGAGGGATCCTTACTGAGGCAATGACCTCTGTAGAAACTGGCTTAGTCACAGATATCATTATTGGAGTAGGAATCAACTTTACTATTAAAGACTTCCCTCAAGAATTAAAAGAAAAAGCTGCTAGTTTATTTAAAACACCAGCACCTATTACCAGAAATGAATTAATCATAGAAATCTGGCGCATTTTCTTTGAAACACCAGCAGAAGAACTATTATACCTATACAAAAAACAGTCATTCGTTCTAGGCAAAGAAGTTACTTTCACACTAGATCAAAAAGACTACAAGGGACTTGCTAAAGACATCTCTGAAACTGGAAAACTTCTAGTTCGATGTGATAACGGAAAAGAAATCTGGCTAAATAGCGGAGAAATTTCACTCAAGGATTGGAAGTAGTAATCCATAAATTCGATGATATATAAAACATTTAGCTTTCCTTCAACCCACTACAGTTGACAAAGAGCCAAAAAACTTCAGATAAGTAATCCAATTAAGTTTTACAAATCTGAAGTTTTAATTCTACTATTCTTAAAAATACAAAAAAAGAGTTATAAACTCTTAATGAAACGGAGAATAAGGGATTCGAACCCTTGCGCCAGTTACCCGACCTAACGATTTAGCAAACCGTCCTCTTCAGCCTCTTGAGTAATTCTCCTATTAATGGGCACGAGTGGACTCGAACCACCGACCTCACGCTTATCAGGCGTGCGCTCTAACCACCTGAGCTACGCGCCCAAGTTAAAAACTTGGTAATTTGAACAAAGTTCAAAGCGGGTGACGAGAATCGAACTCGCGACAACAGCTTGGAAGGCTGTAGTTTTACCACTAAACTACACCCGCATAGATACTATTAATAAAATGGCGCGAGACGGAATCGAACCGCCGACACATGGAGCTTCAATCCATTGCTCTACCAACTGAGCTACCGAGCCTTATTGCGGGAGCAGGATTTGAACCTACGACCTTCGGGTTATGAGCCCGACGAGCTACCGAGCTGCTCCATCCCGCGTTAATAAAAAGGAGGATGTGGGATTCGAACCCACGCACGCTTTTACACGCCTGACGGTTTTCAAGACCGTTCCCTTCAGCCGGACTTGGGTAATCCTCCATACTATTCATATGGACCTTGTAGGACTTGAACCTACGACCACTCGGTTATGAGCCGAGAGCTCTAACCAGCTGAGCTAAAGGTCCAACAAGATCATTATAGCGGCGAAGGGGATCGAACCCCCGACCTCCCGGGTATGAACCGGACGCTCTAGCCAGCTGAGCTACACCGCCATGTATCGGGAAGACAGGATTCGAACCTGCGACACCTTGGTCCCAAACCAAGTACTCTACCAAGCTGAGCTACTTCCCGAGTTAAATAGAAAAATGCACCCTAGAGGAGTCGAACCTCTAACCGCCTGATTCGTAGTCAGGTACTCTATCCAGTTGAGCTAAGGGTACTCATTAGTTTATGCCGAGGACCGGAATCGAACCGGTACGATCGTTACCAATCGCAGGATTTTAAGTCCTGTGCGTCTGCCAGTTCCGCCACCCCGGCCTCTCTAAGCGAACGACGGGATTCGAACCCGCGACCCCCACCTTGGCAAGGTGGTGTTCTACCACTGAACTACGTTCGCACTGTTTTCTTCTATCTAAAAATGCCGGCTACATGACTTGAACACGCGACCCTCTGATTACAAATCAGATGCTCTACCAACTGAGCTAAGCCGGCTCATTTATTATATCTTAATGCGGGTTAAGGGACTTGAACCCCCACGCCGTTAAGCGCCAGATCCTAAATCTGGTGCGTCTGCCAATTCCGCCAAACCCGCATATATGACCCGTACTGGGCTCGAACCAGTGACCCATTGATTAAAAGTCAATTGCTCTACCAACTGAGCTAACGAGTCTAAAGTAACTTTCATTACCTTAAACGGTCCCGACGGGAATCGAACCCGCGATCTTCGCCGTGACAGGGCGACGTGATAACCGCTACACTACGGGACCTATGGGAG encodes the following:
- a CDS encoding MarR family winged helix-turn-helix transcriptional regulator, producing MKDSHLVAHHIRLLNGRIFQKLVNQDSEALYRSEQGKILAVLWNSKTGCATATDIALATGLANNTLTTMIKKLEEQNLVTVSPCGEDKRKKYLVLTELGQSQKEVGYRVSQKLDTIFYKGFSEEEIRQFEAFQERILDNLKEEENEV
- a CDS encoding O-antigen ligase family protein, whose product is MKSIGFIEKLKGLSSKELILLGIILSIFLPFYLFVVVFCLYIISLIFTGDMKSILQKMGEHPMLLLFLGYSTVISVFAQNWMGVVASVGIFLFTVFFLHYQSILSHKFFRLILQLVLFGSVLSAAFASLEHFQIVKKFNYAFLSPNMQVWHQNRAEVTFFNPNYYGIICCFCIMIAFYLFTTTKLNWLKVFCVFAGFVNLFGLNFTQNRTAFPAIIAGAIIYLFTTIKNWKAFWLSIGVFAIGLSFLFSSDLGVRMGTLDSSMEERISIWDAGMALFKQNPFWGEGPLTYMHSYPRINAPYHEHAHSLYIDTILSYGIVGTILLVLSSVAPVRLMMDMSQESGKRPIIGLYLSFLTVVAVHGIFDLALFWIQSGFIFLLVMCSVPLEHRTLVSDMTD
- the birA gene encoding bifunctional biotin--[acetyl-CoA-carboxylase] ligase/biotin operon repressor BirA, with the protein product MKSYQAVYKILAKETDYISGEKIAEELSLTRTSIWKAIKRLEQEGIEIDSIKNKGYKLVNGDLILPELLEQNLPIKISFKPETRSTQLDAKEAIDLVNEANTLYLASYQTAGRGRFQRSFYSPQGGIYMTLHLQPNLPYDQLPSYTLLVAGAIYKAIKNLTLIDVNIKWVNDIYLNNHKIGGILTEAMTSVETGLVTDIIIGVGINFTIKDFPQELKEKAASLFKTPAPITRNELIIEIWRIFFETPAEELLYLYKKQSFVLGKEVTFTLDQKDYKGLAKDISETGKLLVRCDNGKEIWLNSGEISLKDWK